ACGAGTCCAACTGCCACCCCGGCAAATCCCGCGGATGCCCTTCTGTCTACGAGTGTCCCGTAAATGGTAAAAACCAAAAGAAAGGTAATAATAAATTCCATCAATATCCCACGCCCAATAGAAACCCCGGGCGACAACATACATGTTCCTAAATATACGGTCTTGAGCGCATCGGGAAACAGGGTTCTTAACGCGAGTCCTGCCAATGTTGCACCGGCAATCTGAGAGACAATGTACATAATTGCCGTATTGGGATCCATCCGTCTGCTGATCCAAAATGATATAGTCACCGCCGGATTGACATGGGAACCGGACACATAACTCGTGGCATAAATAACGGCGATTACCACTACGCCAAATGCGATAGAAATACCTAATAGACCCAGTCCTTGCCCGCCTGCTTGCCTCAAATAAAAATCGGCGCATACAGAGCCAGCCGCTATAAACACAAGCGCAAATGTTCCAACTAACTCGGCCATATACTTTTTGTACGCTTTCATTTCGCTTTCTCCCGTATATTTTTAACTAAATTTGCTTTTGCACTTAGCAAGAACATTTATAGATTATATATAACCTACTAAATTAAATGCAAATACTCCAAATTATTATTTTATTATCCTCTAAATTTCCCTTTTATCTTTTAAGTAACCTCCTTTCGGATTTATAAATAGTATCTAACTATGTTAAAGACATAAATTTGTAACAAACTAACACAATCAATTAACCCTGTCAAGCAAAAAGATATATAAGACTTTATCAAAATATGCAGGTCGAATAAATTGAGACACAGATTTTATAAATACAATACCGATAAATGCTTTCTAAAATTATCAAACATCTTAATAACATAGAAAAAAATATTGGGTCAATACATTTACTCTTTACTCGACAAAATGTGAAAAATATTGTATGCTGGTTGTTATAAAAATACTAAATACCACTTAACTACAAAGACATAAAGGGCAAGACGAATGGAATTTTAAATAAAAAAACTCTGTTAACTTTGTGGTTTAAAGTGTTACGTTGCTACGTTTTTTGGATAAATACGTTAAATCAGCAAGGAGAATATTATATGAGCCGTAAGATGGTAACAGTTGATGGCTGCACGGCGTGTGCACATGTAGTGCATGCCACCAATGAAATTATTACAATTTATCCGATAACCCCTTCATCGCCCATCGCAGAGATCTGTGATGCAAAATCTGCAGCAGGACAGGTGAATATTTGGGGATCGGTACCGAAGGTAAGCCAGATGCAGTCAGAGGCAGGGGTTGCAGGGGCAGTGCACGGGTCATTGACAACGGGCGCACTGGCAACCACTATTTCGTGCTCTCAGGGGCTCTTATTGCTTCTTCCGAACATGTACAAGATTGCCGGAGAACTTGCCCCAACGGTGTTTCACATAACCGCCCGTTCCCTGGCATGTCAGGGATTGTCTATTTTTGGTGACCATTCTGATGTTATGGCTGCACGGTCTACCGGTTTTGCCATGTTATGCTCAAGAAATGTGCAGGAGGCAATGGATTTTGCCTTAATTGCCCAGGCTGCAACACTTGAGTCCAGGATACCCTTCATGCACTTCTTCGATGGGTTCAGGACATCCCACGAGGTACAGAAGATTGAGGAGGTCTCTTTTGACGATATGCGGGCAATTATAGATAATGACCTGGTCATAGCCCATCGCATGCGGGGGCTTACCCCAGATCGGCCGCATATACGCGGTACGGCACAAAACCCCGACGTATATTTCCAGGGAAGAGAAACAGTAAATAAATACTATAATGCAACACCAAATATCGTTCAGAAGGTAATGGATAAATTTGCCCAAAAAATCGGACGACAATATAAGCTCTTTGAATACTCTGGCGATCCGAACGCCGAGTGTATCATTGTGACGATGGGCTCATCAGGGGAGACGGTATTCAATACGATTCATGCCCTGAATACAAAAGGGGCAAGACTGGGGCTTGTTCAGGTAAGACTCTTTAGACCCTTTGATATCGATGCCTTTGTTAATAGTTTACCAAAGAGTGTCAAATCGATTGCCGTCCTTGACCGCACCAAGGAACCTGGTGCGATAGGTGAGCCGTTATACCTCGATGTCAGGACTGCCATAGGCGAAGCAACAGAAAGGGGGACGGCCAAGTTTACGGATTACCCAATAATTGTTGGGGGCCGTTACGGTCTTGGTTCGAAAGATTTTACCCCGGCTATGGTAAAAGCTGTCTTTGATAATATCTCACGGAACAAGCCAAAGAACCATTTTACCATCGGCATTCATGATGATGTCACCGGTACCAGTCTTGAATATGATGAGTCCTTTAATATAGAAGGAAGTGGAGATTTTCGTGCCCTCTTTTACGGCTTGGGCGCTGACGGTACCGTTGGTGCCAATAAGAATACCATTAAGATTATAGGGTCGGAAACAGACAATTACGCACAGGGTTACTTTGTTTATGATTCTAAGAAGTCAGGTTCCACTACGGTATCCCACGTGCGATTTGGAAAAGAGAAGATATTCAAACCGTATCTCGTTTCAAAGGGGAATTTCATTGCCTGCCATAACCCCGCTTTCCTTGAGAAGATTGACATGTTGTCCCACGCTGAGGAAGGAGCAACATTTCTGCTCACCACCTCACATAATAAGGACGAGATCTGGGATACTTTACCGGTTGAGGTACAGGAGCATCTTATCTCCAAAAAGATGAAGTTTTATATTATTGACGCTATTTCTCTCGCTGATGAGCTTGGACTCGGTTCAAGGATCAATATGATCATGCAGACTGCCTTCTTTGTTATTTCTGGTATTATTCCCAAAGAAGACGCTATCAAAGCGATCAAGACCGAGATTAAAAAGACTTATATAAAAAAGGGTGAGGAAGTTGTCAATATGAACTATGCTGCAGTGGATAAGGCACTGCAAAATATTGTTGAGGTGAAGATACCAGGCAGGGTTACGAGCAAGATCAGGATGCGGCCGCCTGTACCTGAAGATGCACCTGAATTTGTCAGGAAGGTAACGGCGAAAATGATTACCGACAAAGGGGATTCCCTGCCCGTTTCGGCTATACCTGCCGATGGGACCTGGCCAACGGGAACCACCCAGTATGAGAAACGAAACATAGGGGTATACATCCCGATATGGGAGCCTGATATCTGCATACAATGCGGTCAATGCTCATTTGTCTGTCCTCACTCAACCATCAGGATAAAGGCATATGACCCATCATTGTTAAAGGACGCTCCTCCTGCATTTAAATCCATTGATGCCATGGGTAAAGAACTCAACGGGCTTAAATTTACCGTTCAGGTAGCGCCTGAAGACTGTACTGGCTGCGGTTCCTGCGTGTACAACTGCCCCGGGCAGAAAAAGGATGCCGAAGGGAAGAAGATTCCGGACTTTAAGGCAATCAACATGAGACTCCAGGAACCACTGCGGCATCAGGAGGCAGCGAATTATAAGTTCTTCCTCAGTCTGCCCGAAACCGATCCTGCAAAATTTAACGTAAAATCGGTAAAAGGAAGCCAGTTCGTGAAACCTCTCTTTGAGTATTGCAGTGCGTGCCCTGGCTGTGGAGAAACCCCTTATATAAAATTGCTTACTCAGTTGTTTGGCGATCGTTTGCTTATTGCAAACGCTACGGGCTGTTCTTCTATTTACGGTGGCAATCTGCCAACAACCCCATACACAAAGGGGGCCGATGGCAGAGGACCGGCATGGTCGAATTCATTGTTTGAAGATACTGCCGAATTTGGTCTTGGCATGAGACAGACGGTGGACAAGTTTTATGCACAAGCAATTGAATTGACGGATAGGTTTTCAAAGAACCCTTCCTATTCAGATGCAAAAGAACTCTTTGACTCACTGAAAAATGCCGATCAATCCACACAGGGGGGCATTAATGCACAGAGGGCTCGTGTTGAAGAGTTGAAAAAGAGATTGTCGCAAGATACTTCCCCTGAGGCAAGGAGCCTCCTTTCCCTTGCCGATTACCTGGTCAAGAAATCAGTATGGGCGATTGGTGGTGACGGGTGGGGCTATGATATCGGTTATGGCGGGGTAGACCATGTGCTGGCATCAGGTGAGAATATGAAACTCCTTATTATGGATACCGAGGTCTATTCGAATACCGGTGGTCAGATGTCAAAGGCGACCCCTCTTGGAGCGATTGCACAGTTTGCGGCGGGAGGAAAGAGGACTCCCAAAAAGAATATTGGTATGATGATGGCTACCTACGGCAATGTGTATATTGCCCAGGTGGCCTTTGGGGCAAATCTCGTACAGACAATGAAGGCAATTTCTGAGGCCGATGCATACAATGGCCCTGCATTGATAGTCGCTTATTCAGTATGCATTGCGCATGGCATCGATATGAGCAGGGGAATCGAACAACAGAAAAAGGC
This sequence is a window from Candidatus Brocadia sp.. Protein-coding genes within it:
- the nifJ gene encoding pyruvate:ferredoxin (flavodoxin) oxidoreductase; its protein translation is MSRKMVTVDGCTACAHVVHATNEIITIYPITPSSPIAEICDAKSAAGQVNIWGSVPKVSQMQSEAGVAGAVHGSLTTGALATTISCSQGLLLLLPNMYKIAGELAPTVFHITARSLACQGLSIFGDHSDVMAARSTGFAMLCSRNVQEAMDFALIAQAATLESRIPFMHFFDGFRTSHEVQKIEEVSFDDMRAIIDNDLVIAHRMRGLTPDRPHIRGTAQNPDVYFQGRETVNKYYNATPNIVQKVMDKFAQKIGRQYKLFEYSGDPNAECIIVTMGSSGETVFNTIHALNTKGARLGLVQVRLFRPFDIDAFVNSLPKSVKSIAVLDRTKEPGAIGEPLYLDVRTAIGEATERGTAKFTDYPIIVGGRYGLGSKDFTPAMVKAVFDNISRNKPKNHFTIGIHDDVTGTSLEYDESFNIEGSGDFRALFYGLGADGTVGANKNTIKIIGSETDNYAQGYFVYDSKKSGSTTVSHVRFGKEKIFKPYLVSKGNFIACHNPAFLEKIDMLSHAEEGATFLLTTSHNKDEIWDTLPVEVQEHLISKKMKFYIIDAISLADELGLGSRINMIMQTAFFVISGIIPKEDAIKAIKTEIKKTYIKKGEEVVNMNYAAVDKALQNIVEVKIPGRVTSKIRMRPPVPEDAPEFVRKVTAKMITDKGDSLPVSAIPADGTWPTGTTQYEKRNIGVYIPIWEPDICIQCGQCSFVCPHSTIRIKAYDPSLLKDAPPAFKSIDAMGKELNGLKFTVQVAPEDCTGCGSCVYNCPGQKKDAEGKKIPDFKAINMRLQEPLRHQEAANYKFFLSLPETDPAKFNVKSVKGSQFVKPLFEYCSACPGCGETPYIKLLTQLFGDRLLIANATGCSSIYGGNLPTTPYTKGADGRGPAWSNSLFEDTAEFGLGMRQTVDKFYAQAIELTDRFSKNPSYSDAKELFDSLKNADQSTQGGINAQRARVEELKKRLSQDTSPEARSLLSLADYLVKKSVWAIGGDGWGYDIGYGGVDHVLASGENMKLLIMDTEVYSNTGGQMSKATPLGAIAQFAAGGKRTPKKNIGMMMATYGNVYIAQVAFGANLVQTMKAISEADAYNGPALIVAYSVCIAHGIDMSRGIEQQKKAVACGYWPLYRYNPELEAQGKSPLVIDSKEPTISFEEYAYNENRYRALRASKPEVAAALAKQAEAEIKRRWKILKHQAMWSPVENQ
- a CDS encoding MIP family channel protein gives rise to the protein MKAYKKYMAELVGTFALVFIAAGSVCADFYLRQAGGQGLGLLGISIAFGVVVIAVIYATSYVSGSHVNPAVTISFWISRRMDPNTAIMYIVSQIAGATLAGLALRTLFPDALKTVYLGTCMLSPGVSIGRGILMEFIITFLLVFTIYGTLVDRRASAGFAGVAVGLVVLFGAMIGGTISGGAMNPARVFGPAIASGQFTHHYVWWIGPILGGIVAGFVYDQLFAETRK